Below is a window of Naumovozyma castellii chromosome 9, complete genome DNA.
CccatattttttcttttcactTGTACGCTTATATGGAAATGCACAAGGGCAGCAGACCTTTTCAATTACCAAGGTTGTTACGACGCTTCAGATATGGAGGAACTGGGCATGACCTCGAAAGGTTCCTACATGTACCAATCTCAATCTTATTGTCAGCAACAATGTGCAGGTTATCAGTTCGCAGCACTTTATCAGGGGGACCAATGTTACTGTGGCAAGGATGCCAGCGTATTGGCAAAATTACAATCATCTGGCACTTGCTCAGTCGCATGTGCAGGTTGGCCATATCAAACTTGTGGTGGGACCTCCGCCATGGAAGTCTATGTGGATGCTTCCGTCTCCGTTTCCTCGGGTTCTTCTGCATCGTCGACATCTGAAGCTTCCAGTGTCTCATCTTTGTCTACATCTGCATCAAAATCGAGTAGTAAGAAAGCAACAACAAGCTCATCATCGTCGTCATCAACATCCTCAACATCATCCATAACCACTACCTTGCAGccttcatcatcatctgccacttcgtcatcgtcatccGCATCTGTTGcagtttcatcatctgcCAGTTCAGTATCCTCCTCGTCATCGACTTCCTCTTCCTCGTCATCtgcatcttcttcttcctcatcatcttcagtAATACTCACATCTTTGAGGTATACTACGCATATCGTCACAAAATCTGTGATAACACAATCAAATCAACAACCAAAGACAATTATAGTGACCACAACATCCGTCGTGGAAACATCTTCACCATCCACctcttcaacaacaaataattccataaataataaatctaCATCAGGGAAGAGTAAAAAACTAAGTGGTGGTGCCATCGCTGGTATTGTCATTGGTGTTGTATTCGGTGTCATTATAATAGCCGCTATCCTAATTCTTTTCCTTGTCTATAAGCATCGTCAAAATAAGATAAATATGGAtgaaaacaaacaatatcAACCATATTCATTCGGTGACGAAGATGCAAATCCAATCATAATACCAAATAGTAACAAATTTAGTCAACAAAGAGCATTATCTTCCAAGACAACAACCAGTACATCATTACCAATGGCATCCACCGTCGCTGCCGCTGGTACATCTACAAAGAATTGGCATTTACCATCAAGGAATAACACTTCAAATAGCACACCATCATTCGGAATAATACCGAAAAGTGGGaatggtaataataataataacaatcaAGACATCCCTCATACTGTAtttgaagaggatgaagataatgaacAGCCACAAATGTCAAATCCATTATTAAGACCACCAAACCCAACTCATGGTTCATTCTATGATGGTGTACAAAGATTTAGTGCTACTTCATTACCAGACATGAtgcaagaaagaaataactTACGTATCGTCAATCCGGATGACGAGTATGACGATGACTCGATAAAGAATGAAGCTGATGACAGTTATAATGTCAATACTTCAACTGATAATTCGGACGTTTAACGAAATATTCGGACAtggaaataatattaattaacAACAATACTAATAACATAAGTAAAGGACTATTTCActtcaatatatatatatagaaaataaatagaaATAAGCATTCTTCTCTTTCGATGTGTAATGTTGTGTTTTTTTCGTGATAGTCTTGCTCAATTCAATATAGGATCTATCGTCCCAGATACGAATTTAAGTCAACGACGCCAGAGGTGGTTTAGGTCTTGTAGATATGAAGAATTTTCTGATTGATATAAAGGTATACTGGTGTGACCAAGTGTTGGTAGCAATTGCAACAGAGAAACAACATCAGTATCATATAATGAAAGACACAAGGAGTCGGACATGTACAACCTTGGAAACCAGATCTTAATTCACAGGGATGCAGATCCCCCCCATACAAGATTTAATCACAAATTGTTTGGTCCTTTACAATATCTAGCTTGGTTGGTGATACAAAGTACAGAAAGGAATGCGTCTTGTGAAGAAGGAATCGTTTGGTGACTATGGACATAAATACTTTGTAAACTTTATATGAATAAAGCTAGAATGTAAGTTTCTAAAATTCATCTTGTATAATCTTATTTACATATATAAGGTAACCAACATGTACAAATACTACACATTTAGAACACACTTCATGTTATGGTGTAAACTGCGTTTGCAAAAAGATATGCTTCCAACCAGATTTGAACTGATGATCTCCACATTACTAGTGTGGCGCCTTACCAACTTGGCCATAGAAGCTTAAttttataaaaaaaatttgtattGTTTGAGTACTGAATCAC
It encodes the following:
- the WSC2 gene encoding Wsc2p (ancestral locus Anc_3.78), coding for MNPIFFLFTCTLIWKCTRAADLFNYQGCYDASDMEELGMTSKGSYMYQSQSYCQQQCAGYQFAALYQGDQCYCGKDASVLAKLQSSGTCSVACAGWPYQTCGGTSAMEVYVDASVSVSSGSSASSTSEASSVSSLSTSASKSSSKKATTSSSSSSSTSSTSSITTTLQPSSSSATSSSSSASVAVSSSASSVSSSSSTSSSSSSASSSSSSSSVILTSLRYTTHIVTKSVITQSNQQPKTIIVTTTSVVETSSPSTSSTTNNSINNKSTSGKSKKLSGGAIAGIVIGVVFGVIIIAAILILFLVYKHRQNKINMDENKQYQPYSFGDEDANPIIIPNSNKFSQQRALSSKTTTSTSLPMASTVAAAGTSTKNWHLPSRNNTSNSTPSFGIIPKSGNGNNNNNNQDIPHTVFEEDEDNEQPQMSNPLLRPPNPTHGSFYDGVQRFSATSLPDMMQERNNLRIVNPDDEYDDDSIKNEADDSYNVNTSTDNSDV